From Erigeron canadensis isolate Cc75 chromosome 8, C_canadensis_v1, whole genome shotgun sequence, one genomic window encodes:
- the LOC122609700 gene encoding uncharacterized protein LOC122609700, with amino-acid sequence MALLKHPQLPLLVLLIASMLAMGSSNKDFQKGSENWGFGFNYTNWPPRHPNPTQSSRRIIVGGSDNWRFGSNYTEWARKSSPFFFNDTLVFKYDPPSENNTHPHSVYLLPNLWSFITCDLRWAKQVAKTNQGAGEGFEFVLNKWKPYYFACGESNGFHCKNGMKFFAMPLFRWY; translated from the exons ATGGCTTTATTAAAACATCCTCAATTGCCACTTCTAGTACTCTTGATTGCTTCAATGTTGGCCATGGGATCGAGcaataaggatttccaaaaggGTTCCGAAAACTGGGGCTTCGGGTTTAACTATACAAACTGGCCACCTAGACATCCGAATCCTACTCAAAGTTCTAGGAGGATCATAGTTGGCGGGTCTGATAACTGGCGTTTTGGCTCTAACTACACCGAATGGGCTAGAAAGAGTTCCCCATTCTTCTTTAACGATACTCTTG TGTTCAAGTATGATCCACCAAGTGAGAACAATACGCATCCACACAGTGTATATTTGCTTCCAAATCTTTGGAGCTTTATAACATGTGATCTAAGATGGGCGAAGCAAGTGGCAAAAACGAATCAAGGTGCAGGAGAAGGTTTCGAGTTTGTGCTTAACAAGTGGAAGCCGTACTATTTTGCTTGTGGTGAAAGCAATGGCTTCCACTGTAAAAATGGCATGAAATTTTTCGCAATGCCATTGTTTCGTTGGTACTAA